Genomic window (Actinomycetota bacterium):
TGCGCCCGCCGACGCATACCGCCGGAGAGCTGGTACGGGTAGCTGTCACCGGCAAGCTGCAGGCCGGCCATCTCCAACAGCTCGTCAATCTGGGCCTTGACCTTGGGGCCCTTGATGTGCCTGAACTTGAAGGAGATCTGGATGTTCTTTCTGACCGTGAGCCAGGGAAGCAGCGTGTCCTTCTGGAACATCATCGACAGCGGGTGGACGTCCTTGTCCGTCGTCCGATTCCAGCTGAGCGTGCCACCGGTGGGCTTTGCCAAGCCAGCGACGACCGACAGGAGCGTGGACTTGCCACAGCCACTGGGACCGATCACTGCGATATTGTGTCCGGACCGCATCGTCAAGGAGATGTCCCGGAGCGCCGCGGTCCCATTCGGATAGTTGTACTTCACATGATCGATCCGCAGGAGCTCGCGCTCGCCTGCTTGCAGCGGTGGCTCACTCGTGGCCAGTGGACTGTCCATCAACTGCACTCCGTCCGGATGAGTTGCTTCGTAGCTTCATCGAAAAACGCCATGCCCACCTGATCCGTGGTAGCCCTGTGACCATATCGGCGGTCACCCGGGCAGTCCCCTGCGCGGTGCACGAACGCGACATCGCCGACCCAGGACTCCCCGCCGGCCCGACCGCGCCCGACACTGATCCGATCGGGCGCCGACCCGGGACCCGGGTGTGCGACACCACAGTGTATGCCCTGCCTCCCGTTCAGGGCAGTGACCGATCCGGCACAACCCGTTCCGGAGCCTCTCGTGCCGCGCATCTACGCCGTGGTCCCAACCCGGCGGGCGCCGACGAGTTCGTACAACGACTCGCCGTTGCCGTACCAGTAGTCGAGGGCGTACGCCCGGCGCAGATACCAGTGCAGGTGGTACTCGGTGGTGAAGCCGATCCCGCCGTGGGCCTGCAGGCCCGTCTCGCATACCGACCGGCACGCCTGCGAGGCGAACGCCTTGAGCGCCCAGGCGGCCTGTTCGAGCTCGGCCGGGGACTGCTCGGCAGCGTCCGCGGCCACCGCCGCGGTGTAGGACTCCAGCGCAAACGTCGCCTGCGCCATCGCCGCCACCAGGTGTTTGATGGCCTGGAAGGAACCGATCGGCCGGCCGAACTGCTCGCGCGCGGATACGTAGGTGATCGTGTCCTGCAGGACCCGCCGGGCGATCCCGGCCAGCTCGCACGACAGCAGCACCCGGATCCAGGCCCGGGCGGTCACGAGCCGGGCGACCGCGTCGCTGCCAGCGGCCAGCACCGCGCCCGGGTCGACCTGCACCGCGGTCGCAGTCAACCGGGCGTAATGCGAACTGGGGTCTTCGGAGGCCGTGTCCTGCACGAGCAGTCCGGCTTGATCGCCGGGCAGCGCGAGTAGCACCGGGCCACCGTCGGCACCCTGGGCCACGACGACGAGCAGCTCTGCCTCGGCGGCAAAGCGGACGAGTTCGAGGCTGCCGTCGAGCACCCCGTCGGCAAAACGCAGCTGACCCTGCTGCGTGGACCAGCCGATGGCCGCCTCAGGGTCGGCGAACGCGAGAACCTGTTCGGTCGGCACGCCGAGAACGGCCGGCAGGACGACCGACTCCACCAGCGGACCCGGCACCAGGCGGTCGCCCATCAAGGTCATCAACGGTCGCAGGTCTGCCAGGCCGGCACCAAGACCGTCCTGCTCGACCGGGACAGCGAGGTCGGCCCACCCCTGCTGCAGGACGTCGGCGAAAAGCGCCGCATCCCAGCCACCGTGGCCGGCGGCCAGTGCGCCGACCCTGCGGTCCAGGAACTCCTGCAGGCCTTTGGCGAAAGCAGCGTCAGTGGCGGTCACGGTCATGACGCTCCCTTCGGCAGACCGAGGAGTCGATCGGCGACGATGTTGCGCTGGATCTGCTGGGCACCGCCGTAGATCGATGCCGCCCGTGAGTACAGGTGATCGTGCACGATCAGACTCGGGTCGAGTCCATAGGGCTGGCCGTGCGCGGCCCGGAAGGGCCCCAACAACTCCGCCAGGGCCTCGCAGACGATCTGTTCGGTGTCGTTGAGGATCAGCTTGTCGATCGAGTCGTACGCGCTGGGCCCGGCATCCTCCACCAGCCGCTCGACCGTCGTCCGCGTCTGGGCCTCGAGCGCCCGGATCGCCACCTCGGCACGGCCGATCGCGCGGTAGATCCGCTCGCCCTCGGGACCGGCCGGAACGTCGCGCAGCGCGGCGACGGCGTCGTCAAGCATCCAGCCGATCTCGGTCATCCGGCGGATCGTGTAGCTGCTTCGCTCGCGCGACAGCGTGTCCATAGCGATGCGCCAGCCGCCGTTCTCGGGGCCGACCAGATTCTCGACCGGCACGCGAACGCCGTCGAAGAACACCTCGCAGAACTCCGCGTCGCCGGTCATCTGCACGATCGGGCGGACCGTGATGCCGGGCGTGGACATCGGCACGAGCAGGTACGAGATGCCCCGATGCTTCGGCGTCGCGGTCGGATCGGTCCGGCAGAGCACCGCGCACCACTGCGCCTGCTCGGCCCAGCTGGTCCACACCTTCTGG
Coding sequences:
- a CDS encoding acyl-CoA dehydrogenase codes for the protein MTVTATDAAFAKGLQEFLDRRVGALAAGHGGWDAALFADVLQQGWADLAVPVEQDGLGAGLADLRPLMTLMGDRLVPGPLVESVVLPAVLGVPTEQVLAFADPEAAIGWSTQQGQLRFADGVLDGSLELVRFAAEAELLVVVAQGADGGPVLLALPGDQAGLLVQDTASEDPSSHYARLTATAVQVDPGAVLAAGSDAVARLVTARAWIRVLLSCELAGIARRVLQDTITYVSAREQFGRPIGSFQAIKHLVAAMAQATFALESYTAAVAADAAEQSPAELEQAAWALKAFASQACRSVCETGLQAHGGIGFTTEYHLHWYLRRAYALDYWYGNGESLYELVGARRVGTTA
- a CDS encoding ABC transporter ATP-binding protein — translated: MDSPLATSEPPLQAGERELLRIDHVKYNYPNGTAALRDISLTMRSGHNIAVIGPSGCGKSTLLSVVAGLAKPTGGTLSWNRTTDKDVHPLSMMFQKDTLLPWLTVRKNIQISFKFRHIKGPKVKAQIDELLEMAGLQLAGDSYPYQLSGGMRRRAQFLTSVAPKPEILLLDEPFSSLDEPTRIELHQDVLKIARDLNMSLLLVTHDLSEAISLSDEIIVLTQRPAAVSYNRTVPFGRDRDMHALREDPTFLATYGEVWHQLNEQIQA
- a CDS encoding acyl-CoA dehydrogenase, which gives rise to MTVPHRPTDVDDDLVAFAASARTWLSEVEIPRAPLDLDERFVVLRQWQRTLFDAGWMGLSWSRDSGGQGLTPRHQLVFSQELARAHAPAPIGLIGLDVVGPSIHAFGTPEQRARVLPPLLSGDEIWCQGFSEPEAGSDLGSLRTKAVRDGDDYVVDGQKVWTSWAEQAQWCAVLCRTDPTATPKHRGISYLLVPMSTPGITVRPIVQMTGDAEFCEVFFDGVRVPVENLVGPENGGWRIAMDTLSRERSSYTIRRMTEIGWMLDDAVAALRDVPAGPEGERIYRAIGRAEVAIRALEAQTRTTVERLVEDAGPSAYDSIDKLILNDTEQIVCEALAELLGPFRAAHGQPYGLDPSLIVHDHLYSRAASIYGGAQQIQRNIVADRLLGLPKGAS